The Peribacillus simplex genome contains a region encoding:
- the rseP gene encoding RIP metalloprotease RseP yields MQTLETIIAFIIIFGALVFFHELGHLVFAKRAGILCREFAIGFGPKVFTYKKKETVYTIRLLPLGGYVRMAGEDAENIELKPGYRVGLMFDNEENVTKIILNNKDKYPDIRLVEVEVIDLDHKLILTGYEEGEEDTLKTFAIHKEAVIVENGVENQIAPFDRQFASKSLGHRFLTIVAGPAMNFVLAFVIFVLIGLFQGVVVDEAKLGELTPDGSAVNAGLKSGDVIQSIEGTEVSTWGDVQESIQKNPGQEIEFVVDRDGKTLEVPVVPQEVEREGKKIGIIGVYPPVEKAPIKAIQYGFTETYFWTKQIFIILGDLVTGGFTIDSLSGPVGIYKSTEEVAKQGIFTLMKWAGLLSINLGIMNLLPLPALDGGRLLFFVVEFLRGKPIDRQKEGMVHFIGFALLMLLMIVVTWNDIQRFFL; encoded by the coding sequence ATGCAGACTTTAGAAACGATTATAGCGTTCATCATCATTTTTGGAGCTTTAGTATTTTTCCATGAGCTTGGGCACTTAGTGTTTGCAAAGCGAGCAGGAATTTTATGCCGTGAGTTCGCAATCGGTTTCGGGCCAAAAGTATTCACATATAAAAAGAAGGAAACCGTATATACCATTCGATTGCTCCCTCTTGGCGGGTACGTGCGTATGGCTGGTGAAGACGCTGAGAATATAGAATTGAAGCCCGGCTATCGGGTGGGATTGATGTTTGATAATGAAGAGAATGTTACCAAAATCATTTTGAACAATAAAGATAAATATCCTGATATTCGTCTTGTGGAAGTTGAAGTGATCGATCTTGATCATAAACTGATCCTTACTGGTTATGAGGAGGGCGAGGAAGATACACTTAAAACGTTTGCCATTCATAAAGAAGCGGTGATCGTTGAAAATGGTGTAGAGAACCAGATTGCTCCTTTTGACCGGCAATTTGCCTCAAAGTCGCTTGGTCATCGTTTCCTGACGATTGTAGCTGGACCGGCAATGAATTTCGTTTTGGCTTTTGTCATTTTTGTGTTGATCGGCCTGTTTCAAGGAGTCGTGGTGGATGAAGCGAAACTTGGTGAGTTGACTCCAGATGGTTCGGCTGTAAATGCCGGTTTAAAATCGGGAGATGTCATTCAATCCATAGAAGGTACGGAAGTCTCCACTTGGGGAGATGTTCAGGAAAGCATTCAAAAGAATCCCGGGCAAGAGATCGAGTTCGTCGTTGACAGGGACGGGAAAACATTAGAAGTTCCGGTTGTTCCACAAGAAGTGGAGAGGGAAGGGAAGAAAATCGGCATTATCGGTGTTTACCCTCCGGTTGAAAAAGCACCGATTAAAGCTATACAATATGGTTTTACAGAAACGTATTTTTGGACAAAACAAATCTTCATCATTCTTGGTGACCTCGTAACTGGTGGATTTACGATCGACAGTTTATCCGGTCCTGTAGGAATATATAAATCAACTGAGGAAGTAGCGAAACAAGGTATATTCACGTTAATGAAATGGGCAGGGCTGCTCAGCATTAACCTGGGTATCATGAACCTGCTTCCGCTACCGGCATTGGATGGGGGAAGACTGTTATTCTTTGTGGTCGAATTCTTAAGAGGGAAACCAATTGACCGTCAAAAAGAAGGAATGGTCCACTTCATCGGCTTTGCTTTGCTGATGTTATTGATGATTGTCGTTACATGGAATGATATCCAGCGATTCTTCCTGTAA
- a CDS encoding proline--tRNA ligase, which produces MKQSMTLIPTLREVPADAEIKSHQLLLRAGFMRQNSSGVYSFMPLGKKVLQKVEAIVREEMENAGAVELLMPALQQAEFWQESGRWYTYGPELMRLKDRNNREFALGATHEEVITSLVRDEVKSYKRLPLTVYQIQTKFRDEKRPRFGLLRGREFIMKDAYSFHANQESLDAVYKNLYAAYSNIFSRCGLNFRAVIADSGAMGGKDTHEFMVLSDIGEDTIAYSDTSDYAANIEMAPVSVKYEKSSEEQIALEKIHTPGQKTIEEVASFLKTGAEKLIKSLLFKVDEKYVLVLVRGDHEVNDIKLKNFYNASIVELVDPNETKEVLGCTIGSLGPINVTSEVEVIADVAVEVMVNGICGANEEDYHYVNVNPARDFNVANYIDLRFIQEGDPSPDGNGNIKFAKGIEVGHVFKLGTKYSEAMNATFLDENGRTQPMIMGCYGIGVSRTLAAVAEQFNDEKGLVWPANLAPYQVHLIPINMKDEAQAALAEDLYNDLKAQGMEVLMDDRQERAGVKFADSDLMGLPVRVTVGKKASEGIVEVKIRKTGEVLEIEKAELTQKLHEIMA; this is translated from the coding sequence ATGAAACAAAGTATGACGTTGATCCCTACATTGAGGGAAGTGCCTGCAGATGCTGAAATCAAAAGTCATCAGCTGCTATTACGTGCAGGATTTATGAGACAAAACTCCAGCGGGGTTTATAGCTTTATGCCGCTTGGAAAGAAGGTGCTTCAAAAGGTTGAGGCGATCGTTCGGGAAGAGATGGAAAATGCTGGTGCAGTGGAACTGTTGATGCCGGCTCTACAGCAAGCCGAATTCTGGCAGGAATCTGGACGCTGGTATACCTATGGTCCAGAGTTGATGCGGCTGAAGGATCGCAACAACCGTGAATTTGCGCTTGGTGCTACACATGAAGAAGTGATAACCAGCTTAGTTCGTGATGAAGTGAAATCCTATAAGCGTCTTCCATTAACGGTTTACCAGATCCAAACCAAATTCCGTGATGAAAAAAGACCGCGTTTCGGATTGTTGCGTGGACGTGAGTTCATCATGAAGGATGCGTATTCTTTCCATGCCAATCAAGAAAGCCTGGATGCTGTTTATAAAAATTTATATGCGGCATATTCGAATATATTCAGCCGTTGTGGGTTGAACTTCCGTGCCGTCATTGCCGATTCCGGGGCAATGGGTGGTAAAGATACACATGAATTCATGGTCCTGTCTGATATTGGGGAGGATACCATCGCATATTCTGATACTTCCGATTATGCAGCTAATATTGAAATGGCACCTGTGAGCGTAAAATACGAAAAAAGCTCCGAAGAACAAATTGCACTTGAAAAAATTCATACACCAGGTCAAAAAACGATTGAAGAAGTTGCTTCATTCTTGAAAACGGGTGCAGAGAAACTAATAAAATCGTTATTGTTTAAAGTGGATGAAAAGTATGTGCTTGTTTTGGTACGGGGAGATCATGAAGTCAATGATATCAAGCTGAAGAATTTCTATAACGCTTCAATCGTTGAATTGGTCGATCCAAATGAGACGAAAGAAGTCTTAGGATGTACAATTGGATCTCTTGGACCAATCAATGTCACTTCTGAAGTCGAAGTGATTGCGGATGTTGCCGTCGAGGTCATGGTTAATGGAATTTGTGGTGCAAATGAGGAAGACTACCATTATGTGAACGTAAATCCCGCTCGTGACTTTAACGTGGCCAATTATATAGATCTTCGTTTCATCCAAGAGGGAGACCCATCACCGGACGGAAACGGAAATATTAAATTTGCCAAAGGGATTGAAGTAGGCCACGTATTCAAACTGGGAACTAAATATTCTGAAGCTATGAATGCGACATTCCTGGATGAGAATGGACGGACGCAGCCTATGATAATGGGCTGTTATGGCATTGGTGTTTCCCGTACACTTGCCGCTGTTGCTGAACAATTCAACGATGAAAAAGGATTGGTTTGGCCAGCGAATTTAGCGCCATACCAAGTCCACTTGATTCCAATCAATATGAAGGATGAGGCTCAGGCTGCCCTGGCAGAAGATTTATATAATGATCTAAAGGCACAAGGCATGGAAGTTCTTATGGATGATCGTCAAGAACGTGCGGGCGTAAAATTCGCAGACTCTGACTTGATGGGTCTTCCTGTAAGGGTGACTGTTGGCAAAAAGGCATCCGAGGGAATCGTCGAAGTGAAAATCCGTAAAACGGGTGAGGTTCTTGAAATTGAAAAAGCTGAACTGACTCAAAAGCTTCACGAAATAATGGCATAA
- a CDS encoding PolC-type DNA polymerase III: MDQNPNSGRERFQLLLQQMGLTEDAFVNYFIGAEIDKLSIERESKTWHFAFNIPALIPCSVHTRLATHLASTFSHIAKVTFNLNVANPQVTEQLVKEYWKNCIGELEGMSPALLSLLNEQVPTVNGYKLIVSARNDAEAGQLKRKYSGIISNIYQTFGFPPLTLEAEVKETVSNPDYQKFLEEKQKEDAEKGLAALVEMQKKESEKGGDDAVYDGPVKIGYTIKEDADFRRIEQIIDEERRIAIEGFVFDAEVRELRSGRSLLTFKVTDYTSSILVKMFSRDKEDAAILARVKKGMWVRAQGSIQNDTFVRDLVMIANDINEISKQGRQDKAPEGEKRVELHMHTPMSQMDAVTPTSALVAQAAKWGHKAVAITDHAGAQSFPEAYSAGKKNGIKILYGVEVNLVNDGVPIVYNEAHIALADATYVVFDVETTGLSAVYDTIIEFAAVKIRDGDIIDRFESFANPHHPLSNTTIELTGITDDLVENAPEVSEVLEKFKEWAGDAILVAHNAAFDMGFLNIGYKNLGYPKASNPVLDTLELARFLYPEFKNHRLNTLCKKFDIDLTQHHRAIYDAEATGYLMLKMLKDAMEKEITHHDQLNDNMGKGNAYQRSRPSHCTLIAQTQAGLKNLFKLISISHIDYFYRVPRLPRSQLKKYREGILVGSGCDKGEVFEGMMQKGFEEVVDIAEFYDYLEIHPKEVYQHLIELEYVRDDKSLETIISNIAKLGEKLDKPVVATGNVHYLDPNDKIYRKILVNSQGGANPLNRHKLPDVHFRTTDEMLREFSFLGSEKAKEVVVTNTNKIADMIEEIKPIKDELYTPKIEGADEEMRQMSYGMARKIYGENLPEIVEARLEKELKSIIGHGFAVIYLISHKLVKKSLNDGYLVGSRGSVGSSFVATMTEITEVNPLPPHYVCPECKKSEFFNDGSVGSGFDLPDKDCPDCGIAYTKDGHDIPFETFLGFKGDKVPDIDLNFSGEYQPKAHNYTKVLFGEEYVYRAGTIGTVAEKTAYGYVKGYSSDNNIHMRGAETDRLVAGCTGVKRTTGQHPGGIIVVPDYMDIYDFTPIQFPADDRNSEWKTTHFDFHSIHDNILKLDILGHDDPTVIRMLQDLSGIDPKTVPTDDPEVMKIFSSTESLGVTEEQIMCKTGTLGIPEFGTRFVRQMLEDTKPTTFSELVQISGLSHGTDVWLSNAQELIHNRICTLSEVIGCRDDIMVYLIYQGLDPSLAFKIMESVRKGKGLSEEFEEEMRKNEVPEWYIDSCKKIKYMFPKAHAAAYVLMAVRIAYFKVHLPLLYYAAYFTVRADDFEIDAMTRGSQAIKSKMEEIMVKGLDASTKEKNTLTVLELALEMCERGYSFAKVDLYKSSADQFLIEGNTLIPPFNSIPGLGTNAAINIVNARKNGEFLSKEDLQQRGKVSKTILEYLDKQGCLESLPEQNQLSLF, encoded by the coding sequence ATGGATCAAAATCCAAATAGCGGTAGAGAGAGATTTCAACTCTTGCTCCAGCAAATGGGCTTGACTGAGGATGCCTTTGTGAATTATTTCATAGGTGCCGAAATTGATAAACTCTCAATCGAGAGGGAGTCCAAAACATGGCATTTTGCCTTTAATATACCTGCATTAATTCCCTGCAGTGTTCATACAAGACTTGCTACTCATCTAGCAAGTACGTTTTCCCATATTGCGAAGGTCACATTCAATTTGAATGTGGCCAATCCGCAAGTGACGGAACAATTGGTGAAGGAGTATTGGAAAAACTGCATTGGCGAGCTTGAAGGCATGTCTCCTGCACTGTTATCACTTCTAAATGAACAAGTGCCGACGGTGAATGGATATAAGCTTATCGTTAGCGCCCGGAATGATGCGGAGGCTGGTCAGTTGAAACGAAAATACTCCGGCATCATTTCGAATATCTACCAAACATTCGGTTTTCCTCCATTGACACTTGAAGCGGAAGTGAAGGAAACTGTTTCGAATCCTGATTACCAGAAGTTCTTAGAAGAGAAACAAAAGGAAGACGCAGAAAAGGGACTTGCCGCCCTAGTGGAAATGCAGAAAAAAGAATCGGAAAAAGGCGGCGACGATGCCGTCTACGACGGACCGGTTAAAATTGGCTATACGATTAAAGAAGATGCGGATTTCCGCAGAATCGAACAAATTATCGATGAAGAGCGCAGGATTGCTATCGAAGGCTTCGTATTTGATGCAGAAGTGCGTGAGTTACGCAGCGGACGAAGCCTGTTGACTTTTAAAGTCACTGATTATACGAGCTCGATATTGGTCAAAATGTTTTCGCGTGATAAAGAAGATGCTGCCATACTTGCCCGAGTGAAAAAAGGGATGTGGGTACGTGCCCAAGGCAGCATCCAAAATGATACATTCGTACGTGACCTTGTAATGATCGCAAATGATATAAACGAAATTTCCAAACAAGGACGGCAGGATAAGGCTCCAGAAGGGGAAAAGCGTGTAGAACTGCATATGCATACCCCAATGAGCCAGATGGATGCAGTGACACCTACTTCTGCGCTTGTTGCCCAGGCTGCAAAGTGGGGGCATAAGGCTGTGGCCATTACAGATCATGCGGGAGCACAATCATTCCCTGAAGCATATAGTGCCGGGAAAAAGAATGGTATCAAAATCCTTTATGGTGTCGAAGTGAATCTTGTAAATGATGGTGTACCCATTGTTTATAATGAGGCGCATATCGCTTTGGCAGATGCCACCTATGTTGTGTTTGACGTAGAGACGACAGGCCTGTCAGCCGTGTATGATACGATCATCGAATTTGCTGCAGTGAAAATTCGTGACGGTGACATCATTGATCGATTCGAGTCATTTGCTAATCCGCATCACCCACTATCCAATACGACGATAGAATTGACAGGAATTACTGATGATCTTGTAGAAAATGCTCCGGAAGTCTCGGAAGTACTTGAAAAGTTCAAGGAATGGGCGGGGGATGCGATTCTGGTTGCCCACAACGCAGCCTTCGATATGGGGTTTTTGAATATAGGCTATAAAAACTTGGGTTATCCCAAAGCTTCCAATCCTGTACTTGATACATTGGAACTTGCCCGTTTCTTATATCCGGAGTTTAAAAATCACCGGTTAAATACATTATGTAAAAAGTTCGATATTGATTTGACCCAGCATCATAGGGCCATTTATGACGCCGAAGCTACAGGTTACCTTATGCTGAAGATGCTAAAGGATGCAATGGAAAAGGAGATTACCCATCATGATCAACTTAATGACAATATGGGTAAAGGAAATGCTTATCAGCGTTCCCGGCCGTCCCATTGTACGCTGATTGCGCAAACACAGGCTGGCTTAAAAAACCTTTTCAAATTAATTTCAATATCACACATCGATTATTTCTATCGTGTGCCCCGACTACCACGTTCACAACTTAAAAAGTATCGTGAAGGAATCTTGGTCGGATCGGGATGCGATAAAGGGGAAGTTTTTGAAGGGATGATGCAGAAGGGTTTTGAGGAAGTCGTCGATATTGCCGAATTCTACGATTATCTTGAAATCCATCCGAAGGAAGTGTATCAGCATCTGATTGAGCTTGAATATGTACGGGATGATAAATCATTGGAAACGATCATCTCCAATATCGCCAAGCTTGGTGAAAAATTGGATAAGCCAGTAGTAGCCACGGGAAATGTGCATTATTTGGATCCGAATGATAAAATTTACCGTAAAATCCTTGTGAATTCACAAGGTGGCGCAAATCCGCTGAATCGTCATAAGCTTCCTGACGTCCATTTTCGGACAACGGATGAAATGCTACGGGAATTCTCCTTCCTCGGTTCTGAGAAAGCCAAAGAGGTCGTGGTAACCAACACGAATAAAATCGCTGATATGATTGAAGAAATCAAGCCAATCAAGGATGAGTTATACACACCTAAAATTGAAGGTGCAGATGAAGAGATGCGTCAGATGAGTTATGGCATGGCAAGGAAGATTTATGGAGAGAACCTGCCGGAAATCGTGGAAGCCCGTCTTGAGAAAGAATTGAAAAGCATCATTGGCCACGGTTTTGCCGTAATTTATTTAATTTCTCACAAGCTTGTTAAAAAATCCTTGAATGATGGTTATCTAGTTGGCTCAAGGGGATCGGTTGGGTCATCTTTCGTTGCCACCATGACTGAAATTACAGAGGTGAATCCGCTTCCGCCGCATTATGTATGTCCGGAGTGCAAGAAATCCGAATTCTTCAATGATGGTTCTGTAGGTTCCGGGTTTGACCTGCCAGATAAAGACTGTCCAGATTGTGGCATTGCTTATACAAAAGACGGGCATGATATCCCGTTTGAAACTTTCCTTGGATTTAAAGGGGATAAGGTTCCCGATATTGACTTGAACTTCTCCGGTGAATATCAGCCGAAGGCCCATAACTATACGAAGGTCTTATTCGGTGAAGAATATGTATATCGTGCCGGAACGATTGGTACGGTCGCTGAAAAAACGGCGTATGGATATGTAAAAGGGTATTCCTCTGATAATAACATCCATATGCGTGGAGCAGAGACCGATCGCCTTGTTGCCGGTTGTACTGGTGTGAAAAGGACGACTGGACAGCACCCGGGCGGAATTATCGTTGTTCCGGATTATATGGATATCTATGATTTCACACCAATTCAGTTCCCGGCAGACGACAGGAATTCCGAGTGGAAAACAACTCACTTTGATTTCCATTCCATTCACGATAATATTTTGAAACTTGATATACTTGGTCACGATGATCCGACTGTAATCCGGATGCTTCAAGATTTAAGTGGCATCGACCCAAAGACCGTTCCTACCGATGATCCAGAAGTAATGAAAATATTCAGCAGTACTGAATCATTAGGAGTTACCGAAGAACAGATCATGTGTAAAACGGGTACGCTTGGCATCCCGGAATTTGGTACGCGTTTTGTCCGGCAGATGCTTGAAGATACGAAACCTACGACATTTTCCGAGCTTGTTCAGATTTCAGGGCTTTCCCACGGTACGGATGTATGGCTGAGCAATGCACAGGAACTGATCCACAACCGCATATGTACACTAAGTGAGGTTATAGGCTGCCGGGATGATATTATGGTTTATCTGATATACCAAGGTCTAGATCCTTCCCTAGCGTTTAAAATCATGGAATCTGTACGTAAAGGGAAAGGGCTCTCGGAGGAATTCGAAGAGGAAATGAGGAAAAATGAGGTGCCGGAATGGTATATCGATTCATGTAAGAAGATTAAATACATGTTCCCGAAAGCCCATGCCGCAGCTTACGTCTTAATGGCTGTCCGGATTGCCTATTTTAAAGTACATCTGCCTTTATTGTATTATGCAGCCTATTTCACAGTACGTGCCGATGATTTTGAAATCGACGCCATGACACGGGGATCGCAAGCAATCAAATCAAAAATGGAAGAAATCATGGTAAAGGGATTGGATGCATCCACAAAGGAAAAGAATACATTGACGGTTCTTGAACTTGCTTTGGAAATGTGTGAACGCGGTTATTCATTCGCTAAAGTGGATTTGTACAAATCCAGTGCAGATCAATTCTTAATTGAAGGAAATACTTTGATACCGCCTTTCAATTCGATACCTGGTCTTGGAACGAATGCGGCGATCAATATCGTAAATGCGCGGAAAAATGGTGAATTCCTTTCCAAAGAAGACCTTCAACAACGGGGGAAGGTTTCGAAGACCATCCTTGAATACCTTGATAAACAAGGCTGTCTGGAATCATTGCCTGAACAAAATCAGTTATCTTTATTTTAA
- the rimP gene encoding ribosome maturation factor RimP, with protein MSKKVTEVVEELALPILEELQLELVEVEYVKEGKSWFLRVYIDKETGVDIDDCGNVSEKLSEKLDEVDPIPQNYFLEVSSPGAERPLKKEKDFLNAIGKNVYIKTYEPILDEKEFEGILTSFDGTEVTLEVRIKTRKKTIIIPFEKVAKARLAITFS; from the coding sequence ATGAGTAAAAAGGTAACGGAAGTCGTAGAGGAATTAGCATTACCAATTCTTGAAGAATTGCAGCTTGAATTAGTCGAAGTGGAGTATGTGAAGGAAGGTAAAAGCTGGTTCCTTCGAGTGTACATTGATAAAGAAACAGGCGTAGATATTGATGATTGCGGAAATGTGAGTGAAAAACTCAGTGAAAAGCTTGATGAGGTTGATCCGATTCCACAAAATTATTTTCTCGAAGTTTCATCACCCGGAGCTGAAAGGCCTCTGAAAAAAGAGAAGGATTTCCTTAATGCTATCGGTAAAAATGTTTACATAAAAACATACGAGCCCATTTTAGATGAAAAAGAATTCGAAGGAATCTTAACCAGTTTCGATGGTACAGAAGTGACACTCGAAGTCAGAATCAAGACAAGAAAGAAAACGATCATCATACCATTCGAAAAGGTAGCCAAAGCGAGATTGGCGATTACCTTCTCTTAA
- the nusA gene encoding transcription termination factor NusA, whose product MGNELLDALYILENEKGISREVLIDAIESALISAYRRNFNQAQNVRIDLNLGKGTMRVFARKDVVDEVFDSRLEISVEEARAIDPNYQLEDIVEMEVTPKDFGRIAAQTAKQVVTQRVREAERGIIYAEFIDREEDIMTGIVQRQDSRFIYVSLGKIEALLPVNEQMPNEQYKPHDRIKVFITKVEKTSKGPQIFVSRSHPGLLKRLFEIEVPEIFDGTVEIKSVAREAGDRSKISVHSDNEEVDPVGSCVGQKGQRVQAIVNELKGEKIDIVKWSENPVIFVANALSPSKVLEVIVKEEEKATTVIVPDYQLSLAIGKRGQNARLAAKLTGWKIDIKSETEAREAGIYPVEEQEFLLSRDSYVTEEETDFEEDNE is encoded by the coding sequence ATGGGCAATGAGTTATTGGATGCTCTCTATATTTTAGAAAACGAAAAAGGAATTTCCAGGGAGGTTTTGATCGACGCGATTGAATCTGCCCTTATATCGGCATATCGCCGTAACTTTAACCAAGCACAAAATGTACGTATCGACTTGAATCTTGGTAAAGGAACTATGCGTGTATTTGCCAGAAAAGACGTTGTTGACGAAGTGTTCGATTCACGTCTGGAAATTTCTGTTGAAGAAGCAAGAGCAATTGATCCCAACTATCAGTTAGAGGATATTGTCGAAATGGAAGTAACACCTAAGGATTTCGGCCGTATTGCTGCACAAACAGCAAAACAGGTCGTCACTCAAAGAGTGCGTGAAGCTGAACGGGGCATCATTTATGCCGAATTCATCGATCGCGAAGAGGATATCATGACTGGCATCGTTCAACGCCAGGATTCCCGATTCATTTATGTGAGCCTAGGTAAAATCGAAGCTTTGCTCCCGGTGAATGAGCAAATGCCGAATGAACAGTATAAACCTCATGACCGCATTAAAGTTTTCATCACTAAAGTTGAAAAAACTTCCAAGGGTCCGCAAATTTTTGTATCCCGTTCACACCCTGGCCTTTTAAAACGTTTATTCGAAATCGAAGTGCCTGAAATTTTTGATGGAACAGTAGAAATTAAGTCAGTTGCCCGCGAAGCAGGCGACCGTTCAAAAATCTCCGTGCACTCCGATAACGAAGAAGTCGATCCTGTCGGTTCTTGTGTAGGCCAAAAAGGACAGCGTGTTCAGGCCATCGTCAATGAATTGAAAGGTGAAAAAATCGATATCGTTAAATGGTCGGAGAATCCGGTCATTTTCGTTGCGAATGCTTTAAGCCCTTCAAAAGTACTTGAAGTTATTGTTAAAGAAGAGGAAAAGGCGACGACTGTAATCGTTCCGGATTATCAACTTTCCCTGGCAATTGGTAAGCGTGGACAAAATGCCCGTTTAGCTGCCAAGCTTACAGGCTGGAAAATTGATATCAAGAGTGAAACGGAAGCCCGCGAAGCTGGTATTTATCCTGTGGAAGAACAGGAATTCCTTTTGAGCAGAGATAGTTATGTTACTGAAGAGGAAACAGATTTCGAAGAGGATAACGAGTAA
- the rnpM gene encoding RNase P modulator RnpM, which yields MNSRKKIPMRKCVATGEMKPKKELIRIVRSKEGEVSLDPTGKKSGRGAYLTLDRDVIELAKKKNVLANHLSTQIDSSLYEQLLELVNKENN from the coding sequence ATGAATAGCCGAAAAAAAATCCCGATGCGTAAATGTGTGGCAACAGGCGAAATGAAGCCGAAGAAAGAACTCATTCGCATCGTTCGATCTAAAGAAGGGGAAGTCAGCCTTGATCCGACCGGAAAAAAATCGGGAAGGGGAGCTTATTTGACTCTTGATCGGGATGTTATCGAGCTGGCCAAAAAGAAAAATGTGCTGGCTAATCACCTTAGTACCCAAATCGATTCTTCCCTTTATGAACAATTGCTTGAATTAGTGAATAAGGAGAACAACTAA
- a CDS encoding YlxQ family RNA-binding protein, with protein MTQQQQWMSLLGLANRARKLISGEELVVKEIRSGNAKVVILSADASKNTEKKISDKCAFYQVPLKRVESRSMLGHAIGKDARVAVAVLDEGFAQKLRTLLD; from the coding sequence ATGACCCAACAACAACAATGGATGTCTCTATTAGGTTTGGCCAATCGAGCACGCAAGCTAATTTCGGGTGAAGAATTAGTGGTTAAAGAGATTAGAAGCGGTAATGCCAAAGTTGTTATTTTATCCGCGGACGCTTCAAAAAACACTGAAAAAAAAATATCTGATAAGTGCGCATTTTATCAGGTTCCTTTAAAAAGAGTCGAAAGCAGGTCAATGCTCGGCCATGCGATAGGTAAGGATGCTAGAGTTGCCGTCGCAGTTCTGGATGAAGGTTTTGCACAAAAACTCCGAACGCTGCTCGATTAA